A window from Cryobacterium sp. SO1 encodes these proteins:
- a CDS encoding heme-binding protein: MTEQQPYDLVQSYDTFEVRRYPEHVLAEVVVRGAFDDAGNRAFRYLFAYISGENVFRTKVAMTAPVVQDAASSRIPMTAPVVQQAVETDAEIDADAGADSTAGGSFRVAFVLPAGLSIDTAPRPTSPEVHLRAVPESLVAVIRYRGRWTQDGYTRHLGELRRAVAGAGLTATGRPRFARFDPPFKPAFLRRNEVLLDLSVSEQPGQGRG, encoded by the coding sequence GTGACCGAACAGCAGCCCTACGATCTCGTGCAGAGCTACGACACTTTCGAGGTGCGGCGCTACCCCGAGCATGTGCTGGCCGAGGTTGTCGTCAGAGGGGCCTTCGATGACGCGGGCAATCGGGCCTTCCGGTACCTGTTCGCGTATATCAGCGGAGAAAACGTCTTTCGCACGAAGGTCGCGATGACGGCGCCGGTGGTGCAGGATGCAGCGTCGTCGCGCATCCCGATGACCGCCCCGGTGGTGCAGCAAGCCGTCGAGACCGATGCCGAGATCGATGCCGATGCCGGTGCCGACAGCACGGCGGGCGGGAGCTTCCGGGTGGCTTTTGTCCTTCCCGCCGGCCTCAGCATCGACACGGCACCACGGCCGACCAGCCCCGAGGTGCACCTGCGCGCAGTGCCGGAGAGTCTCGTCGCGGTCATCCGTTACCGCGGTCGCTGGACCCAGGACGGATACACGCGGCACCTGGGTGAGTTGCGCCGTGCTGTGGCTGGCGCCGGACTCACGGCGACCGGCCGTCCGCGATTCGCCCGGTTCGACCCACCGTTCAAGCCCGCGTTCCTGCGGCGCAACGAGGTTCTGCTCGATCTGAGCGTCTCGGAGCAGCCCGGCCAGGGTCGCGGCTGA
- a CDS encoding NADPH:quinone reductase produces MKAIVYSQTGDPSVLQLVDRPVTDPGAGEVRVRIVVAGVNPTDWKSRRGSAPGDKLPFDDVVPGQDGAGIVDAIGAGVHHVAAGDRVWLALAAYQRANSGSVQEQAVLPAERVFPLPANASFDQGASLGVPAITAHRALTVAEDGPRRLSPGALAGQVVLVAGGAGAVGHAAIQLARWAGASVITTVSSPAKAALATAAGAQHVLTYTDPDVVARIRAIAPDGVDLIVEVAPAQNSELDLAVIRNRGSIAVYANNGGDQMTLDVRKHFSLNVRYQFVLLYTVGMEEIRAAAEDINAALIDGALAVGEDAGLPLHRTDLAQAADAHALVESGVVGKVLIDVSAGE; encoded by the coding sequence ATGAAAGCCATTGTGTACAGCCAGACAGGTGACCCGTCCGTGCTTCAGCTCGTCGATCGGCCGGTGACCGACCCCGGTGCCGGCGAGGTGCGCGTGCGGATCGTGGTCGCCGGGGTGAACCCCACCGACTGGAAGTCGCGTCGCGGCTCCGCGCCGGGCGACAAACTGCCCTTCGACGATGTGGTGCCCGGCCAGGACGGCGCCGGCATCGTGGATGCCATCGGCGCGGGCGTGCACCACGTCGCGGCGGGCGACCGCGTGTGGTTGGCGCTCGCCGCGTACCAGCGGGCGAACAGTGGATCCGTTCAGGAGCAGGCCGTACTGCCCGCCGAACGGGTCTTCCCGCTGCCGGCCAACGCCAGCTTTGACCAAGGCGCGAGCCTGGGCGTGCCGGCGATCACGGCGCATCGCGCGCTGACCGTGGCCGAGGACGGCCCGCGGCGGCTGAGCCCGGGAGCGCTGGCCGGCCAAGTGGTTCTCGTGGCCGGCGGGGCCGGTGCGGTCGGGCATGCCGCGATTCAGCTTGCCCGGTGGGCCGGGGCATCCGTCATCACCACCGTGAGTTCACCGGCCAAGGCGGCGCTGGCCACCGCAGCCGGGGCGCAGCACGTGCTCACCTACACCGATCCGGATGTCGTCGCCCGGATCCGGGCGATCGCCCCGGACGGGGTGGATCTGATCGTGGAGGTCGCTCCGGCCCAGAACTCCGAACTCGACCTGGCCGTCATCCGCAACCGCGGGTCGATCGCGGTCTACGCCAACAACGGCGGTGACCAGATGACCCTCGATGTGCGGAAGCACTTCAGCCTCAATGTGCGCTACCAGTTTGTGCTGCTCTACACCGTGGGCATGGAGGAGATTCGGGCGGCGGCCGAGGACATCAACGCGGCCCTCATCGATGGCGCGCTCGCCGTGGGGGAGGACGCGGGGCTGCCGCTGCACCGCACGGACCTGGCGCAGGCGGCGGATGCGCATGCGCTGGTGGAGAGCGGTGTGGTGGGCAAGGTGCTCATCGACGTGTCGGCCGGGGAGTAG
- a CDS encoding Txe/YoeB family addiction module toxin, with the protein MTLTAAGLRNGNEGIGKPDPLKNGFHGYWSRRITDEHRLIYTVETDDLRVAGCRDHHGR; encoded by the coding sequence CTGACACTGACTGCCGCCGGACTGCGCAACGGCAACGAAGGCATCGGCAAACCCGACCCCCTCAAGAACGGCTTCCATGGGTATTGGTCACGTCGGATTACCGACGAACACCGCCTGATCTACACGGTCGAGACCGACGACCTCCGTGTCGCCGGATGCAGGGACCACCATGGGCGCTGA
- a CDS encoding ABC transporter ATP-binding protein, which yields MIRFENIEVTFGEQVAIPQLNLRVEQGEFFTLLGPSGCGKTTALRTLAGFIEPSAGEIYIDGKAASKLPSEKRSVGMVFQNYALFPSMSVRENIGFGLKVRKTAKAETDRLVDEIAAQVELTPEQLTKNVSELSGGQQQRVAIARALVLKPRILLLDEPLSNLDAKLRVQLREQLKNLQRELGITTVYVTHDQEEALTMSDRIAVFNHGVVEQVGTPEEIYNRSATEFVATFVGATNRLSGEFLQHLRGSGGEFLAAGKSSYLRLEKVGLQPPARGASIRLDGVIADRVYQGSHSTYTIDSNGSRLRALVPENGALPLAPGAKAQLYIDPSSILQY from the coding sequence ATGATCAGGTTCGAGAACATCGAGGTCACCTTCGGCGAGCAGGTCGCCATTCCGCAGCTGAACCTTCGGGTGGAGCAGGGTGAGTTCTTCACCCTGCTCGGCCCGTCGGGCTGCGGCAAGACCACGGCGCTGCGCACCCTCGCGGGCTTCATCGAGCCCAGCGCGGGGGAGATCTACATCGACGGCAAGGCGGCCAGCAAGCTGCCCAGCGAGAAGCGCAGCGTGGGCATGGTGTTCCAGAACTACGCCCTGTTTCCCAGCATGAGCGTGCGGGAGAACATCGGATTCGGCCTCAAGGTGCGGAAGACGGCGAAGGCCGAAACCGACCGGCTGGTCGACGAAATCGCCGCGCAGGTGGAGCTCACCCCGGAGCAGCTGACCAAGAACGTGTCCGAGCTGTCCGGCGGTCAGCAGCAGCGGGTGGCCATCGCCCGGGCGCTGGTGCTCAAGCCCCGCATCCTGCTGCTGGACGAACCGCTCTCCAATCTCGACGCCAAGCTGCGTGTGCAGCTGCGCGAGCAGCTGAAGAACCTGCAGCGGGAGCTGGGCATCACCACGGTGTACGTGACCCACGACCAGGAGGAAGCCCTCACCATGAGCGACCGGATCGCCGTGTTCAACCACGGCGTGGTGGAGCAGGTGGGCACCCCGGAGGAGATCTACAACCGCTCGGCCACCGAGTTCGTCGCCACGTTCGTGGGCGCCACGAACCGGCTCTCCGGCGAGTTCCTGCAGCACCTGCGGGGCAGCGGCGGGGAGTTCCTCGCCGCCGGGAAGAGCTCCTACCTGCGGCTGGAGAAGGTGGGGTTGCAGCCGCCGGCGCGCGGCGCATCCATTCGGCTGGACGGCGTGATCGCTGACCGGGTCTACCAGGGCTCGCACAGCACCTACACGATCGACAGCAACGGCAGCCGGCTGCGGGCGCTGGTTCCCGAGAACGGGGCGCTGCCGCTCGCGCCGGGTGCCAAGGCGCAGCTCTACATCGACCCGTCGTCGATCCTGCAGTACTAG
- a CDS encoding type II toxin-antitoxin system RelE/ParE family toxin, with amino-acid sequence MTARWHVETTEQFDRQFRRLDRAVQRRVLTYLEGVEHLDDPRQRGKGLTASHSGVWRYRVGDYRILAQIRDDTMVVLALTVDHRKDAY; translated from the coding sequence GTGACCGCCCGGTGGCACGTTGAGACCACCGAGCAATTTGATCGTCAGTTCCGCAGGTTGGACCGCGCTGTGCAGCGGCGAGTTCTGACGTACCTCGAAGGCGTCGAACACCTCGACGATCCACGCCAACGCGGGAAAGGCTTGACTGCCAGCCACTCCGGCGTGTGGCGCTACCGCGTGGGGGACTATCGCATTCTCGCCCAGATTCGGGACGACACGATGGTTGTCCTTGCCCTGACCGTGGATCACCGCAAGGACGCCTACTGA
- a CDS encoding iron ABC transporter permease, with protein sequence MRNSSWRAMLRSPLVVVVLVVLVWFVATFLVLPNATLLISTFFPDGTISFRALEKLVSSERAINSLWHSFALAATLAVTVNVVGIFIVLVTDYFTIRGSRVLWLGYATTLIYGGIVLAAGYNFIYGKYGFITNAVRNVVPDIDPNWFSGYFAVVVVMTLATTTNHMLFLGSSLAKIDYQTIEAARNMGASTWRILWRIVLPALRPMIFAVTVLTFLTGLGALTAPLVLGGTDFQTIAPMILTFSKSSGSRDLAALLAIILGLATIVLLAMMNRVEKSGTYFSVAKVATPLQKQPIRNPVANVLVHVVAYVLFVIYALPVLLIVLFSFLEATAISTGTITWDAFTLANYATVFGTPAVLKPFVVSVVYSALASLIVVLGMLFVARVFQKHRNPVTSLLEYLLHIPWILPTILIALALVMTFDRPNPLIGGQVLTGTTMLLLVAYVIIKIPFTLRLLKAAFASVPESLEDAARILGAGPLFTLRTVLVPLVLPTAAAITALNFNSLLDDYDAAVFLYHPLYEPLGLAIRASTEGENNLDAMSITFVYTVLLMIIMAFTMWLVYGRGGASRRRRGRRLGRPRGGAGAGAAAGPVPVPVAAAAVPAVAPAPATAPTPQP encoded by the coding sequence ATGCGTAACTCCTCCTGGCGGGCGATGCTCCGCTCCCCACTCGTCGTCGTGGTGCTGGTGGTACTGGTCTGGTTCGTGGCCACTTTCCTCGTGCTGCCCAACGCCACCCTGCTGATCAGCACCTTCTTTCCCGACGGGACGATCAGCTTTCGGGCGCTGGAGAAATTGGTCAGCTCCGAGCGGGCGATCAACAGCCTCTGGCACAGCTTCGCGCTGGCCGCGACCCTGGCCGTGACGGTGAACGTGGTGGGCATTTTCATCGTGCTGGTCACCGACTACTTCACCATTCGCGGCTCCCGGGTGCTTTGGCTCGGCTACGCCACCACCCTGATCTACGGCGGCATCGTGCTGGCGGCCGGGTACAACTTCATCTACGGCAAGTACGGTTTCATCACCAACGCGGTGCGGAACGTCGTCCCCGACATCGACCCGAATTGGTTCTCCGGCTACTTCGCGGTGGTCGTGGTGATGACCCTGGCCACCACCACGAACCACATGCTGTTCCTGGGCTCCTCGCTGGCGAAGATCGACTACCAGACCATCGAAGCCGCCCGCAATATGGGCGCGTCGACCTGGCGCATCCTCTGGCGGATCGTTTTGCCGGCCCTTCGCCCGATGATCTTCGCCGTCACCGTGCTCACCTTCCTCACCGGGCTCGGCGCGTTGACCGCGCCCCTGGTGCTCGGCGGCACCGACTTCCAGACCATCGCCCCGATGATCCTCACCTTCTCCAAGAGCAGCGGCTCCCGCGACCTGGCCGCGCTGCTGGCGATCATCCTGGGCCTGGCCACGATCGTGCTGCTGGCGATGATGAACCGGGTGGAGAAGAGCGGCACCTACTTCTCGGTGGCCAAGGTGGCCACCCCGTTGCAGAAGCAGCCGATCCGCAACCCGGTGGCGAACGTGCTCGTGCACGTGGTCGCGTATGTGTTGTTCGTGATCTACGCGCTGCCGGTGCTGTTGATCGTGCTGTTCTCGTTTCTCGAGGCCACCGCGATCAGCACCGGCACCATCACCTGGGACGCCTTCACGCTGGCCAACTACGCCACCGTGTTCGGCACCCCCGCGGTGCTGAAACCCTTTGTGGTGAGCGTGGTCTATAGCGCTCTGGCGTCGCTGATCGTGGTGCTGGGCATGCTGTTCGTCGCCCGGGTGTTCCAGAAACACCGGAACCCGGTGACATCGCTGCTGGAATACCTGCTGCACATCCCGTGGATCCTGCCGACGATCCTCATTGCGCTGGCGCTGGTGATGACCTTCGACCGGCCCAACCCGCTGATCGGCGGGCAGGTGCTCACCGGCACCACGATGCTGCTGCTGGTGGCGTACGTGATCATCAAGATCCCGTTCACGCTGCGGCTGCTCAAGGCGGCGTTCGCGTCGGTGCCCGAATCCCTCGAGGATGCCGCGCGCATCCTCGGCGCCGGCCCGCTGTTCACCCTGCGCACCGTGCTGGTGCCGCTGGTGCTGCCCACCGCCGCGGCCATCACCGCGCTCAACTTCAACAGCCTGCTGGATGACTACGACGCGGCCGTGTTCCTCTACCACCCGCTCTACGAGCCGCTGGGTCTCGCTATTCGGGCGAGCACCGAGGGGGAGAACAACCTCGACGCCATGTCGATCACCTTCGTGTACACGGTGCTGTTGATGATCATCATGGCGTTCACCATGTGGTTGGTTTACGGGCGCGGGGGAGCGTCCCGGCGGCGGCGTGGGCGGCGGCTCGGTCGGCCGCGGGGTGGTGCGGGTGCGGGTGCGGCTGCCGGGCCGGTGCCGGTGCCGGTCGCTGCCGCGGCCGTGCCGGCAGTGGCGCCCGCGCCTGCAACTGCGCCCACTCCGCAACCGTAG
- a CDS encoding DUF2256 and DUF3253 domain-containing protein, protein MAHRQRTPAESDPAGDRGDKTCASCGRRIQWRAKWAKNWDAVKYCSDACRSHRIDDTDLRLEETIATLLAARALDASICPSDAARAIGDDQWRDLMEPARRAARRMVARGDLEITQGGSVVDPSTAKGPIRLRRPR, encoded by the coding sequence ATGGCCCACCGTCAACGCACCCCCGCCGAGTCGGACCCCGCCGGTGACCGGGGCGACAAGACCTGCGCATCGTGCGGGCGGCGCATCCAGTGGCGGGCCAAATGGGCCAAGAACTGGGATGCGGTGAAGTACTGCTCCGACGCGTGCCGCTCCCACCGCATCGACGACACCGATCTGCGCCTGGAGGAGACCATCGCGACCCTGCTCGCCGCCCGGGCGCTGGATGCCTCGATCTGCCCGTCCGACGCGGCTCGGGCGATCGGCGACGACCAGTGGCGCGACCTGATGGAGCCGGCCCGCCGGGCCGCCCGGCGGATGGTCGCCCGCGGGGACCTGGAGATCACGCAAGGCGGCTCCGTGGTGGACCCGTCGACCGCCAAGGGGCCCATTCGGCTGCGGCGGCCGCGGTAG
- a CDS encoding phosphate/phosphite/phosphonate ABC transporter substrate-binding protein has translation MSKLVGAPLLIGAVAYTPNVVPIWEGIREYFDEPATAMDFVLFSNYGRLVDALQAGMIDIAWNTNLAYARSVLQTDGHVRPLAMRDTDATFSTVFVAAAGSGWSGPGDIATRRLALGSADSAHAAILPLHYLREAGVDVDHMHVQRFNSDIGKHGDTGRSELDAIDAVLAGDADVAAIGITVWENLGRGDLMPGMLEPVWQTETYSHCMFTALDTLPESVYAPWVAKLLAMDWEVPAHRRILELEGLTRWVEPHLEGYNGLFAAIKQQGVDARW, from the coding sequence ATGTCGAAACTCGTCGGAGCCCCCCTGCTCATCGGAGCGGTCGCCTACACCCCCAACGTCGTTCCCATCTGGGAAGGCATCCGCGAATATTTCGATGAACCGGCAACGGCGATGGATTTCGTGTTGTTCTCGAACTATGGCCGCTTGGTCGACGCGCTGCAGGCGGGGATGATCGACATCGCCTGGAACACGAATCTTGCGTATGCGCGGTCCGTGCTTCAGACCGACGGGCACGTGAGACCACTCGCCATGCGCGACACGGACGCCACATTTTCGACGGTGTTCGTCGCGGCAGCGGGAAGCGGCTGGTCCGGGCCCGGCGATATCGCGACTCGGCGCCTGGCACTCGGATCGGCGGACTCAGCGCACGCCGCGATTCTGCCGTTGCATTATCTGCGCGAAGCCGGGGTGGATGTCGATCACATGCACGTACAGCGTTTCAACAGTGACATCGGCAAGCACGGTGACACCGGTCGCAGTGAGCTGGACGCGATCGATGCGGTGCTTGCGGGTGATGCTGATGTCGCTGCGATAGGTATCACGGTGTGGGAGAACCTCGGCCGCGGCGACCTGATGCCGGGCATGCTGGAGCCGGTCTGGCAGACCGAGACCTACTCGCACTGCATGTTCACCGCGCTCGACACCCTGCCCGAGTCGGTCTATGCACCGTGGGTGGCGAAGCTGCTCGCCATGGACTGGGAGGTGCCAGCGCACCGTCGCATCCTCGAATTGGAGGGTCTGACCCGATGGGTCGAACCACACCTCGAGGGCTACAACGGACTGTTTGCGGCGATCAAGCAACAGGGCGTCGACGCCCGATGGTAG
- a CDS encoding acyl-CoA dehydrogenase family protein: MTMTQLTIEDAVAQVAAVAAAHAQQVDADGSYPVDSVAALRSSGLLGLVISEEAGGMGAGPVEFTEVLTAIAAACGSTAMIYLMHVAAAVTVASAPSAAMPDLLSRMASGEVLGTLAFSEKGSRSHFWAPVSESIADGDDLRFTAYKSWVTSAGHADVYVMSSKSAVEPEAVDLYAIPASTPGLDIAGPWSGLGLRGNASSPMTVAVTIPASYRIGEPGSGFGTMMATVLPWFNLGNSAVSLGLSTAAVDAAVAHVTGARLEHLDQALSALPTIRAQIAKMSIALTAQKSYLAQAAAKVASPAEDTPLFVLGVKASANDAALTITESALRVCGGAAFSKHLPIERAFRDARAGSVMAPTADVLYDFYGKAVTGLPLF; the protein is encoded by the coding sequence ATGACCATGACGCAGTTGACCATCGAAGACGCTGTGGCGCAGGTAGCGGCGGTAGCCGCCGCTCACGCCCAACAGGTCGATGCCGATGGCAGCTACCCCGTTGATTCAGTCGCGGCCCTCCGGTCGAGCGGGCTGCTCGGCCTCGTGATCAGCGAGGAGGCCGGCGGCATGGGGGCCGGGCCCGTCGAGTTCACTGAGGTGCTGACCGCAATCGCGGCGGCGTGCGGCTCAACGGCGATGATCTACCTGATGCATGTCGCGGCCGCGGTGACGGTGGCATCTGCTCCGTCGGCCGCGATGCCGGACCTCCTGTCTCGGATGGCTTCCGGGGAGGTGCTCGGCACCCTCGCGTTCAGTGAGAAGGGGTCGCGATCTCACTTCTGGGCTCCCGTGTCTGAATCCATCGCCGACGGGGACGACCTTCGTTTCACGGCCTACAAAAGCTGGGTGACCTCGGCCGGGCACGCCGACGTGTACGTGATGTCGTCGAAAAGCGCGGTCGAGCCGGAGGCCGTTGACCTGTACGCGATCCCGGCTTCGACGCCGGGTTTGGACATTGCCGGCCCGTGGAGCGGACTGGGCCTGCGCGGCAATGCGTCGAGCCCGATGACGGTCGCGGTCACAATTCCGGCCAGTTATCGTATCGGTGAGCCGGGCAGCGGGTTCGGCACAATGATGGCCACCGTGCTTCCCTGGTTCAACCTGGGCAACTCCGCAGTGTCGCTCGGACTCTCCACCGCCGCTGTCGATGCCGCCGTCGCACACGTGACCGGTGCCCGGCTGGAGCACCTGGACCAGGCTCTGTCCGCGTTACCGACGATTCGGGCACAGATCGCGAAGATGAGCATCGCCTTGACGGCGCAGAAGTCCTATCTTGCACAGGCGGCCGCGAAGGTGGCGAGCCCGGCCGAGGACACTCCGCTGTTCGTGCTCGGGGTGAAGGCCTCCGCCAATGACGCTGCGCTGACCATCACCGAATCGGCTCTGCGGGTGTGCGGCGGAGCGGCGTTCTCAAAACACCTACCTATCGAGCGCGCGTTCCGGGATGCGCGCGCCGGGTCGGTCATGGCCCCGACCGCCGACGTACTCTACGACTTCTACGGGAAGGCCGTCACCGGCCTTCCGCTGTTCTGA
- a CDS encoding N-acetyltransferase, translating to MNRIRPYEPRDLTDLYEICVRTGASGGDATGQYESDNLLGDIFAAPYATFEPELAFVVDTGDRVSGYLVGTANTSSFVKQYREDWLPRFDARYPLVEPAVTANQKMVARGHNPDSMITPGTELFPAHLHIDLLPQLQGQGLGRILLRTLLAALRERDVPGVHLGVGIHNLGARAFYSRVGFRPLPIDPTNETVLGIRTDAEI from the coding sequence GTGAACCGGATACGCCCATACGAACCGAGGGACCTCACCGACCTCTACGAGATCTGCGTGCGCACCGGAGCGTCCGGCGGCGACGCGACGGGCCAGTACGAATCGGACAACCTGCTCGGGGACATCTTCGCCGCCCCGTACGCGACGTTCGAACCGGAACTCGCGTTCGTGGTGGACACCGGCGACCGGGTCTCCGGCTACCTTGTGGGGACTGCGAATACGAGCTCGTTCGTAAAGCAGTACCGCGAGGACTGGCTGCCCCGATTCGACGCCCGATATCCCCTCGTCGAACCGGCGGTGACCGCTAACCAGAAGATGGTCGCACGCGGCCACAACCCGGATTCGATGATCACTCCCGGAACCGAACTCTTTCCGGCACACCTACACATCGACCTGCTCCCTCAGCTCCAGGGCCAGGGCTTGGGCCGAATCCTCCTGCGCACGCTGCTCGCCGCGCTGCGGGAACGTGACGTGCCGGGAGTGCACCTCGGCGTCGGCATCCACAACCTCGGGGCGAGGGCCTTCTACTCGCGGGTCGGCTTCCGCCCGCTCCCGATCGACCCGACCAACGAGACCGTACTCGGCATCCGCACCGACGCGGAGATCTAG
- a CDS encoding radical SAM protein yields MALMRTLEKMAEGDTAEFAVASATELELVRRWCEKTGNTVVSTLMVEQDTGHVTVSRGRPRNPGSMIPADRMPGARLWLYTNFHCNLACDYCCVASSPKADPRLLGIDNIQALVTEAADWGVKELYLTGGEPFLLPDIAVIVQACVDRLPTTLLTNGMLFRGLGLRKLQAMPRQGFALQISVDSPTPEVHDSHRGVGSWKRALAGIRVALDEGFTVRVAATISAHDDPALDQLHALFDGLGIPRADQVIRPIALQGVAEEGVAFTRESLIPEVTVTADGIYWHPVAALDEDALVSRQILPLAPALDRVSELFTQQWSSATSATSMFACA; encoded by the coding sequence ATGGCGCTGATGCGCACCCTGGAGAAAATGGCCGAAGGCGACACGGCAGAGTTTGCGGTGGCGTCGGCCACCGAACTGGAACTCGTGCGCCGATGGTGCGAGAAAACAGGCAACACCGTCGTCAGCACCCTGATGGTCGAACAGGACACCGGCCATGTGACCGTGAGCCGAGGACGGCCGCGCAACCCCGGCAGCATGATCCCCGCCGACCGTATGCCCGGAGCGCGGCTCTGGCTTTACACCAACTTTCACTGCAACCTGGCCTGCGACTACTGCTGCGTCGCGTCGTCGCCGAAGGCCGATCCGCGTCTGCTCGGCATCGACAATATTCAGGCACTCGTCACCGAGGCCGCCGACTGGGGGGTGAAGGAGCTTTATCTCACCGGCGGCGAGCCGTTCCTGCTGCCGGACATCGCCGTTATCGTGCAAGCCTGCGTCGACCGGCTGCCGACCACACTGCTGACCAACGGGATGCTGTTCCGAGGCCTCGGGCTGCGCAAACTACAGGCGATGCCACGTCAAGGCTTCGCGCTCCAAATCAGTGTGGATTCACCCACTCCCGAGGTGCACGATTCCCACCGCGGTGTCGGCAGCTGGAAACGGGCCCTTGCCGGGATTCGAGTAGCGCTCGACGAGGGGTTCACCGTGCGGGTCGCCGCGACGATCTCGGCGCACGACGACCCGGCCCTCGATCAGCTGCACGCGCTATTTGACGGGCTCGGGATCCCGCGAGCCGACCAGGTTATCCGCCCCATCGCGCTCCAAGGCGTCGCCGAAGAGGGTGTCGCATTCACGCGCGAATCGCTGATCCCCGAGGTGACCGTGACCGCGGACGGCATCTACTGGCATCCCGTCGCCGCCCTTGACGAAGACGCGCTCGTGAGTCGTCAGATACTCCCCCTGGCTCCCGCGCTCGACCGGGTCAGCGAACTCTTCACCCAACAGTGGTCATCGGCAACGTCCGCCACGTCGATGTTCGCCTGCGCCTGA
- a CDS encoding DUF6290 family protein, whose amino-acid sequence MTISIRLTLDEEERLEKLSQRTGRSKSFYVRAALRAHLTDLEDAFVADEAVDAFEAADRRSRPLSELKAESDL is encoded by the coding sequence GTGACGATCTCGATCCGGCTCACGCTCGATGAAGAAGAGCGCCTGGAGAAGCTGTCGCAGCGCACGGGGCGCTCCAAGAGCTTCTATGTGCGAGCCGCACTCCGCGCGCATCTGACCGACCTTGAGGATGCCTTCGTGGCGGACGAGGCAGTGGATGCTTTTGAGGCAGCCGACCGTCGCTCCCGACCGCTCTCGGAGCTGAAGGCCGAGTCTGACTTGTGA
- a CDS encoding extracellular solute-binding protein, with product MHKRTFKTASVATLILSTLVLASCAMADAGSGDGGDAGGTLIVYTNSNGDGRGEWVTAQAKEAGIDIEIVGLGGADLANRIVAEKNNPVGDVVFGLNNMFFETLKDEEAVSAYEPSWSAEVDQESGDPKDGLFWPLVEQAIVTVYDTNKIPAADAPTEVADLWQDPAYDGRYEVNTALGQATPQLVLAGLLAPYLDEDGDLGVSDEGWDQVKEYYANGSPSEEGTDLYARMARGDVDFGVLPSSGITSRDAEYGTTTGVISPADGVPYVTEQIAVIAGTPREAAAEKFIDWFGSAETQGKFAAEFASYPVNEKARAEALPEVVELIESLPKQDIDYALTRENIGSWVEKTELEYLP from the coding sequence TTGCACAAGCGCACCTTCAAGACGGCCTCCGTTGCCACCCTCATCCTCAGCACCCTGGTGCTGGCGTCGTGTGCCATGGCGGACGCCGGCTCCGGTGATGGCGGCGACGCCGGTGGCACCCTGATCGTCTACACGAACTCCAACGGCGACGGTCGCGGCGAATGGGTCACCGCGCAGGCCAAGGAAGCCGGCATCGACATCGAGATCGTGGGCCTGGGCGGCGCCGACCTGGCCAACCGCATCGTGGCCGAGAAGAACAACCCGGTGGGCGACGTGGTGTTCGGCCTGAACAACATGTTCTTCGAAACCCTCAAAGACGAAGAGGCCGTCAGCGCGTACGAGCCGTCGTGGTCGGCCGAGGTCGACCAGGAGTCCGGCGACCCGAAGGACGGCCTGTTCTGGCCGCTGGTGGAGCAGGCCATCGTCACGGTCTACGACACCAACAAGATCCCCGCCGCCGACGCCCCCACCGAGGTGGCCGACCTGTGGCAGGACCCCGCTTACGACGGCCGCTACGAAGTGAACACCGCCCTCGGTCAGGCCACCCCGCAGCTGGTGCTCGCCGGCCTGCTGGCGCCGTACCTCGACGAAGACGGCGACCTCGGCGTCTCCGACGAGGGCTGGGACCAGGTGAAGGAGTACTACGCGAATGGCTCGCCTTCCGAAGAGGGCACCGATCTGTACGCCCGCATGGCCCGCGGCGACGTCGACTTCGGCGTGCTGCCGTCCAGCGGCATCACCAGCCGTGACGCCGAGTACGGCACCACGACCGGCGTGATCAGCCCGGCGGATGGCGTGCCGTACGTGACCGAGCAGATCGCCGTGATCGCCGGCACCCCGCGTGAAGCCGCGGCCGAGAAGTTCATCGACTGGTTCGGCAGCGCCGAGACCCAGGGCAAGTTCGCGGCCGAGTTCGCGTCGTACCCGGTGAACGAGAAGGCTCGCGCCGAGGCGCTGCCCGAGGTGGTGGAGCTGATCGAGTCGCTGCCCAAGCAGGACATCGACTACGCGCTCACCCGCGAGAACATCGGCTCCTGGGTGGAGAAGACCGAGCTCGAGTACCTGCCGTAA